The following proteins come from a genomic window of Spea bombifrons isolate aSpeBom1 chromosome 10, aSpeBom1.2.pri, whole genome shotgun sequence:
- the LOC128467123 gene encoding AFG3-like protein 1: MSAGLGRLVSTGTIKWSHVLRLRGLSSRAGLGEFVRRSVVTPLNPTWKLTPASSFLWSKPPKGFEKYFKKDKEGGSENTQKAADKAKDSGSGDKGGNSNKDGKKDDTSWFQRLQKGDFPWDDKDFRNLFILAAGLASGFFMFYMRDTGREINWKEFVHLYLARGVVERLEVVNKQFVRVIPVPGATTEKYVWFNIGSVDSFERNLETAQQELGIEPHQHVTVIYSSESDGSFLMSLIPTLLLVGFLLYSLRRGAMGPGRGGRGGGLFGVGETTAKMLKGNIDVKFRDVAGCEEAKLEIMEFVNFLKNPKQYQELGAKIPRGAMLTGPPGTGKTLLAKATAGEANVPFITVNGSEFLEMFVGVGPARVRDMFAMARKNAPCILFIDEIDAVGRKRGRGNFGGQSEQENTLNQLLVEMDGFNSSTNVVILAGTNRPDILDPALMRPGRFDRQIYIGPPDIKGRASIFKVHLRPLKLSEDLSVDNLSRKLAALTPGFTGADIANVCNEAALIAARYLKDSVVEKDFEKAIERVIGGLEKKTQVLQPDEKLTVAYHEAGHAVVGWFLEHADPLLKVSIIPRGKGLGYAQYLPKEQYLYTQQQLFDRMCMMLGGRVSEQLFFGRITTGAQDDLKKVTQTAYAQIVQFGMSAKLGQVSFDLPRQGEMVAEKPYSEATAELIDQEARNLINSAYDRTMELLTRYREQVEKVGKRLLEKEVLEKSDMIELLGPRPFAEKSTYEEFVEGTGSFEEDTSLPEGLKDWNQERVEEQEPKRQENTV, encoded by the exons TTTGTGAGGAGGAGCGTTGTGACGCCTCTCAACCCTACATGGAAACTGACGCCAGCTTCGTCATTCTTATGGTCTAAACCGCCCAAAG gGTTTGAGAAGTATTTCAAGAAAGACAAGGAAGGTGGCTCAGAAAACACGCAAAAAGCAGCCG ATAAAGCAAAGGATTCCGGTTCTGGAGATAAAGGTGGGAACAGCAACAAGGATGGCAAGAAAGATGACACGTCGTGGTTTCAAAGGTTACAGAAG GGAGACTTCCCCTGGGATGATAAGGATTTTCGAAACCTATTTATACTGGCAGCTGGACTCGCCAGtgggttttttatgttttatatgcgGGATACAGGAAGAGAGATCAACTGGAAGGAGTTTGTGCACCTGTACCTTGCAAGAGGAGTG GTCGAACGCCTGGAGGTTGTAAACAAACAGTTTGTACGAGTGATTCCTGTTCCTGGAGCCACCACCGAG AAATATGTATGGTTCAACATCGGCAGTGTGGACAGCTTTGAGCGCAATCTGGAAACGGCACAGCAAGAGCTGGGGATAGAACCACACCAGCATGTTACGGTCATATACTCCTCAGAGAGTGATGG GTCCTTCCTAATGAGTCTGATACCCACTCTTCTCCTAGTGGGCTTCCTGCTCTACAGCCTAAGGAGGGGAGCGATGGGTCCAggccgaggagggagaggtggtgGCCTCTTCGGAGTTGGGGAGACCACAGCCAAGATGCTGAAGGGGAACATAGATGTGAAATTTCGGGATGTAGCAGGATGTGAAGAAGCGAAACTGGAGATTATGGAGTTTGTGAATTTCCTGAAAAATCCAAAACAATATCAGGAGCTGGGAGCCAAGATCCCACGG GGAGCAATGCTTACTGGCCCCCCAGGCACAGGAAAGACCCTTCTCGCCAAAGCCACAGCTGGAGAGGCCAACGTGCCGTTTATCACGGTGAATGGCTCTGAGTTTCTGGAAATGTTTGTCGGTGTCGGTCCAGCCAGG GTACGGGACATGTTTGCAATGGCTCGGAAGAATGCACCGTGTATACTTTTTATTGATGAAATTGATGCGGTCGGCAGGAAGAGGGGGAGAGGAAACTTTGGTGGGCAAAGCGAGCAGGAAAATACCCTTAACCAGCTACTGGTGGAGATGGATG GGTTTAATTCCAGCACGAATGTGGTGATCCTTGCTGGTACAAACCGACCGGACATCTTAGACCCTGCCTTGATGAGACCTGGACGCTTTGATCGTCAGATTTACATTG GCCCTCCTGATATAAAAGGAAGAGCCTCCATCTTTAAAGTGCACTTACGACCTTTGAAGCTGTCCGAAGATCTCAGCGTAGACAATTTGTCACGGAAGCTGGCAGCATTGACTCCAGGGTTCACAG GTGCTGACATTGCCAATGTTTGCAACGAGGCAGCGCTGATTGCTGCCCGCTATCTGAAGGACTCTGTGGTGGAGAAGGACTTTGAGAAGGCCATCGAGCGTGTCATTGGTG GGTTGGAGAAGAAAACTCAAGTCCTGCAGCCAGATGAGAAGCTCACCGTAGCTTACCACGAAGCTGGACATGCAGTAGTTGGATGGTTTTTAGAGCATGCTGATCCGTTACTCAAG GTTTCCATTATTCCTCGAGGGAAAGGTTTAGGTTACGCACAGTACCTCCCTAAGGAGCAGTACCTGTACACACAGCAGCAGCTGTTTGATCGCATGTGCATGATGCTCGGTGGTCGTGTGTCAGAGCAACTCTTCTTTGGCCGCATTACCACAGGGGCACAGGATGACCTGAAGAAGGTCACACAGACTGCATATGCACAG ATCGTACAGTTTGGGATGAGTGCGAAGCTGGGCCAAGTATCATTTGACCTCCCACGTCAGGGAGAAATGGTTGCAGAGAAGCCATATAGTGAAGCTACAGCAGAGCTTATTGACCAAGAGGCCAGAAATCTCATCAACTCTGCCTATGATAGGACCATGGAGCTGCTTACACGGTACAGGGAGCAAGTGGAGAAG GTGGGGAAGCGCCTTCTAGAGAAAGAAGTCTTGGAGAAATCCGATATGATTGAACTGCTGGGACCTAGACCGTTCGCTGAGAAGTCCACTTATGAAGAGTTTGTGGAAGGGACAGGCAGCTTTGAGGAGGACACGTCTCTACCAGAGGGTCTGAAGGACTGGAATCAGGAGCGGGTAGAAGAACAGGAGCCTAAGAGGCAGGAGAATACAGTCTAA